The Desmonostoc muscorum LEGE 12446 genome includes a region encoding these proteins:
- the pstB gene encoding phosphate ABC transporter ATP-binding protein PstB, whose amino-acid sequence MVINSTTATSETILQAEQLSVFYGNFKAVRDVNLNIGKNKITAFIGPSGCGKSTVLRCFNRLNDLIPGAHIEGRITFGETNIYDKRIDTVELRRRIGMVFQKPNPFPKSIYENIAFGARINGYKGDMDELVERSLRQAALWDEVKHKLKQSGLSISGGQQQRLCIARALAIQPEVLLMDEPCSALDPISTLRVEELLQELKSQYTIIIVTHNMQQAARVSDMTAFFNAQATESGSKMGYLVEYDLTEQIFNNPKQEYTRDYVSGRFG is encoded by the coding sequence ATGGTAATAAACTCAACAACTGCTACATCCGAGACTATATTGCAAGCTGAACAATTATCTGTTTTCTATGGTAATTTCAAAGCGGTTCGTGATGTTAACCTAAACATTGGCAAAAACAAAATTACAGCCTTTATTGGCCCTTCTGGGTGTGGTAAAAGTACTGTACTAAGATGTTTTAATCGCTTAAATGACTTGATTCCCGGCGCACACATTGAGGGAAGAATTACTTTTGGTGAAACCAATATTTATGACAAAAGAATTGACACAGTAGAACTGCGCCGCCGGATTGGTATGGTGTTTCAAAAACCGAACCCTTTCCCAAAATCAATTTATGAAAATATCGCCTTTGGAGCCAGGATTAATGGTTATAAAGGTGACATGGATGAATTGGTAGAGCGGAGTTTGCGACAAGCTGCTTTGTGGGATGAAGTAAAGCACAAACTCAAACAAAGTGGTTTATCTATATCTGGCGGACAACAGCAGCGGTTGTGTATTGCTCGTGCCTTAGCAATTCAGCCAGAAGTGCTGCTAATGGATGAACCCTGTTCAGCCCTTGACCCAATTTCAACTTTGCGCGTTGAAGAATTACTTCAAGAACTAAAGTCACAATATACCATTATTATCGTTACCCATAATATGCAGCAGGCTGCGCGGGTTTCAGATATGACAGCCTTTTTCAATGCACAGGCAACGGAAAGCGGCTCAAAAATGGGATATCTGGTGGAATATGACTTGACAGAGCAGATTTTCAACAATCCTAAGCAGGAATATACGCGAGATTATGTCAGCGGCAGATTTGGATAA
- the pstA gene encoding phosphate ABC transporter permease PstA — protein sequence MTKSNIQSKNQFDSGANRNFDLSIDKRYNLDKIFAIATWAATLFALVVLAVLVIDVLVDGLGRLNWSFMTSFSSRRASSSGILAPLVGTIWLLVITALISFPLGVGAGIFLEEYAEDNWFTQLIEINIANLAAVPSIIYGLLGLQIFVRVMEPITHGRSVLAGALTLSLLILPIIIITTREALRAVPDSLRQAGFALGANRWQIIREQIFPIALPGILTGTILALSRAIGETAPLIVIGAVGFITFLPELSLKGLQSSFTALPIQIFDWVSRPQTDFHQNAAAGIIVLMVVLLLMNSSAIYLRNKFQQSR from the coding sequence ATGACAAAGAGTAATATTCAATCTAAAAATCAGTTTGACTCTGGCGCAAATCGGAACTTTGATCTGTCTATCGATAAGCGCTACAACCTCGACAAAATTTTTGCGATCGCCACTTGGGCTGCAACTTTATTTGCACTGGTGGTGTTAGCTGTTTTGGTGATTGATGTTTTAGTTGATGGTCTTGGACGTTTAAATTGGTCTTTTATGACCAGTTTTTCCTCTCGTCGTGCCTCCTCTTCTGGGATATTAGCTCCCTTAGTCGGTACTATCTGGCTATTGGTAATAACGGCTTTAATCTCCTTTCCCTTAGGAGTAGGCGCAGGTATTTTCTTAGAAGAGTATGCCGAAGACAACTGGTTTACTCAGTTAATTGAAATCAACATTGCAAACTTAGCCGCAGTGCCATCTATTATTTATGGCTTACTGGGTTTGCAAATTTTTGTGCGGGTAATGGAACCAATTACTCATGGACGTAGCGTGCTAGCTGGTGCCTTAACCTTGAGTTTATTGATTCTACCAATCATCATCATTACCACTCGTGAAGCGCTGCGTGCTGTTCCTGATAGCTTGCGGCAAGCAGGTTTTGCCCTTGGTGCCAACAGGTGGCAAATCATTCGAGAACAAATTTTTCCCATTGCTTTGCCAGGTATCCTGACTGGTACAATTTTGGCACTTTCAAGAGCGATCGGTGAAACAGCTCCGTTGATTGTAATTGGGGCTGTTGGGTTCATTACTTTCTTACCTGAGCTTTCTTTAAAAGGTTTGCAAAGTTCTTTCACAGCACTGCCAATTCAAATTTTTGACTGGGTTTCTCGTCCTCAAACAGATTTTCACCAGAATGCTGCTGCTGGCATTATCGTTTTGATGGTTGTGCTGCTTTTGATGAATTCGTCAGCGATATATTTACGCAATAAATTCCAGCAGTCTCGCTAA
- a CDS encoding DUF4335 domain-containing protein, which yields MNIQRKYSLPNCTLLLEGLSDVTRAAHFQELRPELSILVNAECYLSGYNQPLTGGREFFESLVRAVSGYAQEFLSNVPNPQAHNHESELVEFQKINSNRHRLIVHSEGAPDGFESSPSHSKRPPLEIDLSTVQLFDLVEAVDQFFADTQTLPELSLELQPVTRRYGGASQALIKQAVPAAVGVSSLAVAAIAFNLIPPPQMRPPQPKPDEQTTSTTKSLAPSASAAPTPTSAATPIAAATPTPTPAASTKPAVKDLEALLSTVSEITDPSQLRALNRQVYNQIHPAWTNRSGLQQDLIYRLGVAADGAIVGYKAVNQEANQGVGQTPLPNLLYNPANRAPISNEPIAQFRVVFTTGGVLQVSPWRGYARTPEVVGAKITDSNIVKGLNQKLYNTVRQAWSGAPTFTRDLKYRVAVNKDGVIADYEPLNQVAFDYFRETPLPQMFNAIYGSNAAPPNNKEPLAHFQVIFKPSGKLEITPWQGYQ from the coding sequence ATGAATATTCAACGTAAGTACAGTTTACCTAATTGTACACTGCTTTTAGAAGGGTTAAGTGATGTTACTAGGGCTGCACACTTCCAAGAACTGCGCCCAGAATTATCAATATTGGTAAATGCAGAATGTTATTTATCTGGATATAATCAACCTCTAACTGGAGGGCGGGAGTTTTTTGAAAGTTTGGTGAGGGCGGTTAGTGGCTATGCCCAAGAATTTTTAAGTAATGTACCCAACCCACAAGCCCATAATCATGAGTCTGAGCTAGTAGAGTTTCAGAAAATTAATAGCAACCGACACCGATTAATTGTGCATTCAGAAGGCGCACCAGATGGTTTCGAGTCTAGCCCAAGCCATTCTAAGCGTCCGCCTCTTGAAATTGATTTGAGTACGGTGCAGTTGTTTGATTTGGTGGAAGCAGTAGATCAGTTTTTTGCTGATACCCAAACTTTACCAGAACTTTCCCTAGAGCTACAACCAGTTACCAGACGCTATGGCGGTGCTAGTCAAGCTTTAATCAAGCAGGCAGTTCCAGCTGCTGTGGGAGTATCAAGTTTAGCAGTAGCAGCGATCGCTTTTAACTTGATTCCACCTCCGCAAATGCGTCCACCACAGCCCAAGCCAGATGAGCAAACTACCTCAACAACCAAGAGCCTCGCTCCTTCAGCATCAGCGGCTCCAACTCCCACATCGGCTGCGACACCCATAGCTGCTGCAACTCCTACACCAACACCTGCGGCTAGTACCAAACCAGCAGTTAAAGATTTAGAAGCACTTTTAAGTACAGTTTCGGAAATTACTGATCCATCCCAGCTGCGTGCATTAAATCGCCAAGTTTATAATCAAATTCATCCAGCTTGGACTAATCGGTCAGGATTGCAACAGGATTTGATCTATCGTCTAGGTGTAGCTGCGGATGGAGCGATCGTTGGTTATAAAGCGGTGAATCAAGAGGCAAATCAAGGAGTCGGGCAAACTCCTCTGCCTAACCTACTTTACAATCCAGCTAACCGCGCTCCCATTTCCAATGAACCCATCGCTCAATTCCGAGTAGTATTTACTACAGGCGGTGTGCTACAAGTCAGCCCTTGGCGGGGATATGCCAGAACGCCAGAGGTGGTAGGTGCAAAAATTACTGACTCTAATATAGTCAAAGGTTTAAATCAAAAACTTTATAATACAGTTCGCCAAGCTTGGAGTGGCGCCCCCACATTTACACGAGATTTAAAATATCGGGTAGCAGTCAACAAAGATGGTGTAATTGCTGACTATGAACCCCTAAACCAAGTCGCCTTTGACTATTTTCGGGAAACACCTCTTCCCCAGATGTTCAACGCCATCTACGGTTCCAATGCAGCACCCCCCAATAACAAAGAACCTCTTGCTCACTTTCAAGTGATATTCAAACCTAGTGGCAAATTGGAAATTACTCCTTGGCAGGGATATCAATAA
- the lspA gene encoding signal peptidase II: MRLKNRLFWISAFIAFFLDQITKYWVVQTFSLEQTLPLLPGIFHLTYVTNTGAAFSLLSGKVEWLRWLSLGVSLVLIGLALFGPTLNLWDQLGYGLILGGAMGNGIDRFVLGYVVDFLDFRLINFAVFNVADSFISIGIVCLLIAFFQKTPTSTGWPD; the protein is encoded by the coding sequence ATGCGTTTAAAAAATCGCCTTTTCTGGATTTCTGCCTTCATAGCTTTTTTCCTAGACCAAATAACAAAATACTGGGTGGTGCAAACCTTCAGCTTGGAGCAAACCCTACCACTCTTACCTGGGATATTTCACTTAACCTATGTCACGAATACTGGTGCGGCTTTTAGTTTGTTAAGTGGAAAAGTAGAGTGGTTGCGTTGGTTATCTTTAGGGGTGAGTTTAGTATTGATCGGGCTGGCGCTGTTTGGTCCAACGTTAAATCTGTGGGATCAGCTGGGCTATGGCTTGATTTTAGGTGGAGCTATGGGCAATGGTATCGATCGCTTTGTTTTAGGCTATGTTGTTGATTTTCTAGATTTTCGCCTGATTAACTTTGCCGTATTTAATGTGGCAGATTCATTTATTAGTATCGGTATTGTTTGCCTACTAATTGCTTTCTTCCAAAAAACACCAACTTCAACTGGCTGGCCGGATTAA
- a CDS encoding DUF3038 domain-containing protein — translation MNVSASLTPLKSPTQDSLPMILDTLPDPAIAGQTCPRRTRLQIDLILLAIEALELGGSEAILAFAQELDLKGIVKDRVNLWRMRSSNPLRRAHIRRPLTIMEAKALVVIACYIARRLTVVIRQLLMICQQMEEKQIPLEQNLRLSNYLERFRAHFKSRMNARRSGVLALSSDEKLDELAINLLGQLLFCTGTAGMQRFWISLFDGEVE, via the coding sequence ATGAATGTTTCCGCAAGTTTAACGCCGTTGAAAAGTCCAACTCAAGATTCACTGCCGATGATTCTGGACACTTTACCAGATCCTGCGATCGCCGGACAAACATGTCCTCGAAGAACCCGGTTGCAAATTGACCTGATTTTACTGGCTATTGAAGCTTTAGAGCTTGGTGGTTCTGAAGCAATTCTGGCTTTTGCTCAAGAGTTGGATCTTAAAGGAATTGTCAAAGATCGGGTGAATTTATGGCGGATGCGTAGCTCTAATCCGCTACGGAGAGCGCACATCCGCCGCCCACTAACTATTATGGAAGCCAAAGCTTTGGTAGTCATTGCTTGTTACATAGCGCGGCGTTTAACTGTTGTCATCCGCCAGCTATTAATGATATGTCAACAAATGGAAGAAAAGCAGATTCCCCTAGAACAGAATTTGCGGCTATCTAATTACCTAGAGCGGTTTAGAGCGCATTTTAAGAGCCGGATGAATGCTCGACGTTCTGGTGTACTGGCATTGAGTTCTGATGAAAAATTAGATGAGCTAGCTATAAATTTGTTAGGACAATTATTATTTTGTACTGGTACCGCTGGAATGCAGCGGTTTTGGATTAGTCTTTTTGACGGTGAAGTGGAATGA
- a CDS encoding PstS family phosphate ABC transporter substrate-binding protein, translated as MFSSKVRLVAPLVALAIGISSCGGENNQASNNSSPAAEGGATPATNTATGSSLSGTVKVDGSSTVYPISEAMAEEFQKANPGVKVTVASSGTGGGFKKFCAGETDISNASRPIKPEEVELCKKGNIEYIELPIAYDGLSVVVSPQNKFVECLKVDELKKMWETSAQGKVTQWNQINPKFPADKIGLYGPGTDSGTYDYFTQAIVGKEGESRGDYTASEDDNTLVQGVSADKGGLGFFGYAYYENNKEKLKLVAIDSGKGCVQPSPQTIGDGTYQPLSRPEFIYVKKTVATRPDVKAFVDFNYAPANQKLVTEVGYVPLPSDLLTEVQARFNSGKVGSVFEGKGSQVGVTLKDLLKQEK; from the coding sequence ATGTTCTCTTCAAAGGTGCGGTTGGTTGCTCCCCTAGTTGCTTTGGCAATTGGTATTAGCTCTTGCGGCGGCGAAAACAATCAGGCTTCTAACAACTCTAGCCCAGCAGCTGAAGGCGGCGCTACCCCAGCCACCAATACAGCAACCGGATCGAGTTTATCTGGAACAGTCAAGGTGGATGGTTCTAGTACCGTCTATCCTATTTCTGAGGCGATGGCAGAAGAGTTTCAAAAGGCGAATCCTGGGGTAAAAGTGACTGTCGCTTCCTCTGGTACAGGCGGCGGTTTCAAAAAGTTTTGCGCGGGTGAAACTGATATTTCTAATGCTTCCCGCCCCATTAAGCCAGAAGAAGTAGAACTCTGTAAAAAAGGCAATATCGAGTACATTGAACTCCCCATTGCTTACGATGGTCTCTCAGTGGTGGTTAGTCCCCAAAATAAGTTTGTTGAGTGCCTCAAAGTTGATGAACTAAAGAAAATGTGGGAGACATCTGCTCAAGGCAAAGTCACCCAATGGAACCAGATTAACCCGAAATTCCCTGCTGACAAAATAGGTTTGTACGGTCCTGGAACTGATTCGGGTACTTACGACTATTTCACCCAGGCAATTGTGGGCAAGGAAGGCGAAAGCCGGGGAGACTACACTGCTAGTGAAGATGATAATACCTTGGTACAAGGTGTGAGCGCTGACAAAGGCGGATTGGGCTTCTTTGGCTATGCCTATTACGAAAACAACAAAGAGAAGTTAAAGCTGGTTGCCATTGATAGTGGTAAAGGCTGTGTTCAGCCTAGTCCACAGACCATCGGTGATGGTACTTATCAGCCGCTTTCTCGCCCAGAGTTTATCTACGTCAAGAAAACTGTGGCAACGCGTCCTGATGTCAAGGCTTTTGTTGATTTCAATTATGCTCCAGCAAACCAAAAGCTAGTTACAGAAGTGGGCTATGTGCCTTTACCTAGCGACCTACTCACTGAAGTTCAAGCACGCTTCAATAGTGGGAAAGTAGGTTCGGTTTTTGAGGGTAAAGGTTCTCAGGTCGGTGTCACTCTCAAAGATCTTCTTAAACAAGAAAAGTAA
- a CDS encoding Crp/Fnr family transcriptional regulator, giving the protein MQTEVFSELFPLMSTANPQTLEWLLNVAIEHEYPAGRAVVMEDAWGNAVYLVVSGWVKVRRTVGEDSVALAIFGRGDFFGEMAILDESPRSTDVIALSPVKLLSISRERFIQILFKDPQLHHRMLQLMVRRLRQINLRLQMRSSPPAVKLAHTLVTLGESYGQELNQGREIFNIPFKDLAEVTEIGVEETTKIMEKLHEKGWINIDSANNITYLVNFKQLMNLAGRV; this is encoded by the coding sequence ATGCAGACAGAGGTTTTTAGTGAACTTTTCCCCTTGATGAGTACAGCCAACCCCCAGACTTTGGAATGGCTGCTCAACGTTGCAATTGAACATGAATACCCAGCTGGGCGAGCTGTTGTCATGGAAGATGCTTGGGGTAATGCCGTTTATCTCGTGGTTTCTGGTTGGGTGAAAGTCCGACGTACCGTCGGGGAAGATTCAGTAGCTCTGGCAATTTTTGGCCGTGGGGATTTTTTTGGAGAAATGGCAATTTTGGATGAATCTCCCCGCTCAACTGATGTCATTGCCCTTTCACCAGTTAAATTACTTAGTATCTCCAGAGAGCGTTTTATTCAAATATTGTTTAAAGACCCGCAATTACATCACCGAATGTTGCAATTGATGGTGCGGCGATTACGGCAAATTAACCTGCGCTTGCAAATGCGGTCTTCACCACCAGCGGTCAAACTCGCTCATACCTTAGTGACTTTAGGCGAAAGCTATGGTCAGGAATTAAACCAGGGAAGAGAAATTTTTAACATTCCCTTCAAAGATTTAGCAGAGGTGACAGAAATCGGCGTTGAAGAAACAACCAAAATCATGGAAAAATTGCATGAAAAAGGGTGGATTAATATTGATAGCGCCAACAACATTACTTATCTTGTAAACTTCAAACAGCTGATGAACTTGGCGGGTAGAGTGTAA
- the pstC gene encoding phosphate ABC transporter permease subunit PstC produces the protein MASNPLSNQPSNSNLWQPNRALSKRVEIGVKSLFALFAFVSVATTIGIVLTLIFETVSFFAEVPIWRFLTDTQWTPLFANKQFGVMVLISATLLISIIAIAVALPLGLLAAICLSEYAPAKLRKWLKPALEILAGVPTVVFGYFALLTVTPFLQTFIPGMQGFNALSAGLVLGISIIPLVASLSEDALYSVPRSLREGAYALGSTKRETIISVVLPAALSGIVASFILAISRAIGETMIVTIAAGQNPQLGLNPLVPIQTMTAYIVQVSKGDTPAGSLAYKTIFSVGMTLFLITLALNIFSYWFVRRFREKYE, from the coding sequence ATGGCTTCCAACCCGTTATCTAATCAACCAAGTAATTCCAACTTATGGCAGCCTAATCGGGCTTTGAGTAAGCGGGTTGAAATTGGCGTCAAAAGCTTGTTTGCCTTGTTCGCGTTTGTCTCCGTGGCGACGACGATTGGTATTGTTTTAACACTAATTTTTGAGACAGTATCATTTTTTGCCGAAGTCCCCATCTGGCGGTTTTTAACAGACACACAATGGACACCATTGTTTGCCAATAAGCAGTTTGGAGTGATGGTGCTAATTAGCGCCACACTGCTGATATCTATAATTGCGATCGCAGTAGCATTACCACTGGGATTATTAGCAGCTATCTGCTTGAGTGAGTATGCTCCAGCTAAGCTGCGGAAATGGCTCAAGCCAGCCCTAGAAATTTTGGCAGGGGTGCCGACTGTTGTTTTTGGTTACTTTGCACTGTTGACAGTCACGCCATTTCTACAAACATTCATCCCTGGTATGCAGGGATTTAACGCTTTAAGTGCAGGCTTGGTATTGGGAATTTCAATTATTCCCCTGGTAGCTTCTTTGAGTGAAGATGCTCTTTATTCCGTTCCGCGTAGTTTGCGAGAAGGTGCTTACGCGTTGGGATCAACGAAGCGGGAAACAATTATTTCAGTGGTATTACCAGCAGCTTTATCTGGGATAGTAGCTTCTTTCATCTTGGCGATTTCCCGCGCCATTGGCGAAACAATGATTGTTACCATTGCAGCTGGTCAAAATCCTCAGTTGGGCTTGAATCCCCTAGTGCCAATTCAGACAATGACAGCATACATTGTCCAAGTCAGTAAAGGAGATACACCAGCGGGTTCACTGGCTTATAAAACTATTTTTTCAGTGGGCATGACATTATTTCTCATAACCTTGGCACTGAATATTTTTAGTTACTGGTTTGTTCGCCGCTTCCGGGAGAAATACGAATGA
- a CDS encoding biotin transporter BioY, whose amino-acid sequence MFAASNQLLWSMIGLLLTMGGTFLEAYGITSPWSWSQHGIQTFSLGVTFQIGAVLLVGCLGGKNAGALSQIAYLVMGLTLLPVFADGGGIGYVKLSQFGYLLGFIPGAWICGLFAFKARPRLETLAFSCVCGLLTLHLCGITYLIISYLFQWKGTENLPLMQAILRYSWFALPGQLAVVCAVTVIAYVLRHLMFY is encoded by the coding sequence ATGTTTGCTGCTTCCAACCAATTACTATGGTCTATGATTGGCTTACTCCTGACAATGGGTGGCACCTTCCTAGAAGCTTATGGCATAACTTCACCTTGGAGTTGGAGTCAGCACGGAATTCAGACTTTTTCTTTAGGTGTAACTTTTCAAATTGGCGCAGTACTCCTCGTGGGTTGTTTAGGGGGTAAAAATGCTGGTGCGCTCTCGCAAATTGCCTATTTAGTCATGGGGTTAACCTTATTACCAGTATTTGCCGATGGTGGTGGTATAGGTTATGTCAAGCTATCTCAGTTTGGCTATTTACTAGGCTTTATTCCTGGAGCTTGGATTTGTGGCTTGTTTGCCTTTAAAGCGAGACCTCGACTAGAAACCCTGGCTTTTAGTTGCGTCTGTGGCTTGTTAACTCTCCACCTATGCGGTATTACTTATTTGATTATTAGCTATCTTTTTCAGTGGAAAGGCACAGAAAATCTACCTTTGATGCAAGCAATTCTTAGATATTCTTGGTTTGCACTACCAGGGCAACTAGCTGTAGTCTGTGCCGTGACTGTAATAGCATATGTATTGCGTCACTTAATGTTTTATTAG
- a CDS encoding transglycosylase domain-containing protein has product MSSPQPPHKPQTLLGQLTQAVHTIQARVDFSKLALKPNAKVPELWVQDAGADKAEVYPLLGDRYILGRSSKSCDIVIRNPVVSQIHLSLSRNSTQRTPVFVIKDENSTNGIYRGKRRVNSLELRHGDILTLGPPELAASVRLQYVDPPPWYIKAATWTGYGIGGVSALFALVIGVEWLKFSVRPLPTTTRAPVVVYARDGTTPLREPRTTSHVDMKRLEEFGPYLPAAVVASEDSRYYWHFGVDPLGILRAVLINSRSGDVQQGASTVTQQVARSLFREYVGRQDTLGRKLREAVVALKLETFYSKDEILLMYLNRVFLGGDTSGFEDAARYYFEKPAKDLSLAEAATLVGILPAPNAFDFCGDGPNKLETAEYRNRVIKRLLEMGKIKPEDANRARRSTVQVSPKVCEQQAKTIAPYFYNYVFSELESILGEGAAREGNYIIETRLDPAIQSQAEAALRNSVNSSGGTFNFSQGAVVTLDSSTGSILAMVGGTDYKKSQFNRATQAKRQPGSTFKIFAYTAAIQQGISESKSYSCAPLTWQGFTYKPCRAGADTSFDIATGLALSENPIALRVAREVGLDKVVAMAQRLGVKSSLDPVPGLVLGQSVVNVLEMTGAFGAIGNRGVSNPPHAISRILDSGDCSDRNDLKTCRVIYSFDQDPDANKRVLPNNVADEMTSLMRGVVTRGTGRSAAIGLGEAGKTGTTDKNVDLWFIGFIPSRRLVTGVWLGNDNNSPTSGSSAQAAQLWGNYMRRITR; this is encoded by the coding sequence ATGAGTTCTCCCCAACCCCCTCACAAGCCACAAACGTTACTAGGTCAGCTGACTCAAGCAGTACATACGATTCAAGCTAGGGTCGATTTTTCTAAATTGGCGCTCAAGCCTAATGCCAAAGTACCGGAACTCTGGGTGCAGGATGCGGGGGCGGATAAAGCAGAGGTATATCCACTATTGGGCGATCGCTATATCCTGGGTCGTAGCTCCAAATCCTGCGATATCGTCATCCGTAACCCTGTTGTCAGCCAAATTCACCTGTCGCTATCGCGCAATTCTACTCAGCGCACCCCAGTTTTCGTCATCAAAGATGAAAACTCCACCAATGGCATCTATCGTGGCAAGCGTCGTGTCAACTCTCTGGAACTACGTCACGGTGATATTCTCACCTTGGGACCACCAGAACTCGCCGCTTCTGTGCGATTGCAATACGTTGACCCGCCACCTTGGTATATTAAAGCTGCAACTTGGACAGGTTATGGCATCGGCGGTGTCAGCGCCCTCTTCGCCTTAGTAATTGGCGTGGAATGGTTGAAATTTTCAGTCAGACCCCTGCCCACAACTACACGCGCCCCAGTAGTTGTTTATGCCCGTGATGGCACTACCCCCCTGAGAGAGCCTCGGACTACCTCTCACGTAGACATGAAGCGATTAGAGGAATTTGGCCCTTATTTGCCTGCTGCCGTGGTCGCTTCCGAAGATAGCCGTTATTATTGGCACTTTGGGGTTGATCCGTTGGGAATCCTCCGAGCCGTGCTGATTAATAGCCGCAGCGGAGATGTGCAGCAAGGAGCCAGCACCGTTACCCAGCAAGTTGCCCGCAGTTTGTTCCGCGAGTATGTAGGTAGACAAGACACCCTGGGACGTAAACTGCGGGAGGCAGTTGTCGCCCTGAAATTAGAAACGTTTTACAGCAAAGATGAAATTTTGCTGATGTACTTAAATCGGGTTTTTTTGGGGGGGGATACTTCTGGGTTTGAGGATGCAGCCAGATATTACTTTGAAAAGCCAGCTAAAGATTTAAGTTTAGCGGAAGCTGCAACATTGGTGGGAATTTTACCAGCCCCCAACGCTTTCGATTTTTGCGGGGATGGGCCAAATAAGCTAGAAACTGCTGAATACCGGAATCGTGTGATTAAACGGTTGCTGGAGATGGGCAAAATCAAACCAGAGGACGCCAATCGAGCTAGACGTTCCACTGTTCAAGTGAGTCCAAAAGTTTGCGAACAGCAAGCCAAAACCATCGCTCCTTATTTTTACAATTACGTTTTCTCTGAGTTGGAATCAATCTTGGGGGAGGGAGCAGCAAGAGAAGGAAACTATATTATTGAAACCAGGCTCGATCCAGCCATCCAAAGCCAAGCAGAAGCCGCATTGCGTAATTCAGTAAATAGCAGTGGTGGAACTTTTAACTTTTCTCAAGGGGCAGTGGTCACCCTTGACTCCAGTACTGGTAGTATCTTGGCAATGGTGGGGGGAACTGATTACAAAAAAAGTCAGTTCAATCGTGCAACTCAAGCTAAAAGACAACCAGGTTCCACCTTCAAAATCTTTGCTTACACCGCCGCCATTCAACAGGGGATTTCAGAATCAAAAAGTTATTCTTGCGCTCCTTTGACTTGGCAAGGCTTTACTTACAAACCCTGTCGTGCTGGTGCAGATACTAGTTTCGATATTGCCACTGGGCTGGCTCTTTCGGAAAATCCCATCGCTCTGCGAGTTGCCAGAGAAGTTGGGCTGGATAAAGTGGTGGCTATGGCTCAGCGTTTGGGGGTAAAGTCCTCCCTCGATCCAGTTCCTGGATTGGTACTGGGTCAAAGTGTGGTCAATGTTTTGGAAATGACTGGTGCTTTTGGCGCCATTGGCAATCGCGGAGTGTCCAATCCTCCCCATGCCATTAGTCGGATTTTAGATAGCGGGGATTGTAGCGATCGCAACGATCTAAAAACTTGCCGTGTAATCTACTCCTTCGACCAAGATCCAGACGCCAACAAACGAGTTTTGCCAAATAATGTAGCTGATGAAATGACTAGTTTAATGCGTGGTGTAGTCACCAGAGGTACTGGTCGTAGTGCTGCCATTGGACTAGGAGAAGCTGGTAAAACAGGCACCACTGATAAAAACGTTGACTTATGGTTCATAGGTTTTATTCCCAGTCGGCGGCTTGTAACTGGTGTTTGGCTGGGAAACGACAACAATTCCCCCACATCTGGTAGCAGCGCTCAAGCAGCTCAGTTATGGGGAAATTATATGCGCCGGATTACAAGGTGA